The proteins below come from a single Bacteroidia bacterium genomic window:
- a CDS encoding helix-turn-helix transcriptional regulator, giving the protein MSKKNEPNYEQLSKSLTDEEIAQSYVLRSKMTEEEKLHADAEFKKLRLEKLASMSDEQILQSELIRMKLLMKDYIEQSEFLASFSFANQLKKYIELLRLSHAQFARDIDIHRTKLSRIINSKENPNIELMYRLEIHSGAMIPATYWYRLYTKQIEEEIKTNQERRAIESEKVKNELNFKLSA; this is encoded by the coding sequence ATGAGTAAAAAAAATGAACCAAATTACGAACAGCTAAGTAAGTCCTTAACAGACGAAGAAATTGCTCAAAGCTATGTATTGAGAAGTAAAATGACTGAAGAGGAAAAATTACATGCAGATGCTGAGTTCAAAAAACTTCGTCTGGAAAAATTAGCATCCATGTCAGATGAGCAAATTTTGCAAAGCGAGCTAATCCGAATGAAACTCTTGATGAAAGACTATATTGAGCAGAGCGAATTTCTAGCCAGTTTCTCATTTGCTAATCAATTGAAGAAATACATAGAACTACTAAGGCTTTCACACGCTCAATTTGCCAGGGACATAGATATTCATAGAACCAAATTAAGCCGTATAATTAACTCAAAAGAGAATCCCAACATCGAATTGATGTATCGTTTGGAAATCCATAGCGGAGCAATGATTCCGGCAACCTATTGGTATCGATTATACACAAAGCAGATTGAAGAAGAGATTAAGACTAATCAAGAGAGGCGTGCAATAGAATCAGAGAAAGTCAAGAATGAACTAAATTTTAAATTATCAGCTTAA
- a CDS encoding M4 family metallopeptidase: MKRIILLLYLCACSSCMFAQLEDHLSYAEGGYYEFIKDSEISPEGFFEKFAPELGLGKEDEMRIFRQNEDDLGNLHIMYQRFYKGIKVEGNTFALHTKNGIVFSANGKLTDKLSGSTLPKLSEQEARDFAIRSVNSELFAWESAEWEESLRIEEGSEASYFPQGELLILKDKVSDTYKLAWKFELVSLLPFEEWRVLIDGKTGDLLVKISDTFNCHPYQGSANTLYYGLQSLQMKDRFFAPGFHLEDCERKIETRVFEKNIGLRPVSNLEPKAWSNISKVWNHYGNWGNNDRIETSTQWIAQETWDYLDQTFNWQGLDGNGRRIRILTQLTHSGVPAPVNAFHKRKELILIGALSDGNGGHKPMTSFHHLSHEIFHGVVINTADLESKGEAGSIHEAYCDIFSAMVDRKLRGQFNWALCSDVANRARFIRNLEDPNASENPAMIGDDFYVPQNCIGFDRSNDNCWIHVNSTIIGRAFNLLAGSNRPNQNGVNVQGIGAEKAMNIAFRALRDGYLASDANFFDARSAWSSVARMIYGPCSTEEYAVKMAFAAVGIGTKNNLCVEISGSSVLLDCNASAQLGSFYANAPSGASVQWLLPSSWRYRITGSRGEGLSLLSVPRGIRSGNIGVRINYQGKMATDYFPFSLRPCLQQQRNGSPYIMALYPNPAQNFSVLRLGDELMGGEYSIFNLAGQKLIIKDNISQIEKLNLSELEPGIYLLKLRKGQLSYTQKLQIMR, from the coding sequence ATGAAACGGATTATACTACTGCTATACTTATGCGCTTGCTCATCCTGTATGTTTGCTCAGCTGGAAGACCATCTTTCCTACGCAGAAGGAGGTTACTATGAGTTTATCAAGGACTCAGAGATTTCTCCTGAGGGCTTCTTTGAAAAATTTGCTCCAGAGCTAGGCTTAGGGAAGGAGGATGAAATGCGAATTTTCAGGCAAAACGAGGACGATTTAGGGAATTTGCATATAATGTACCAGCGTTTCTACAAAGGAATTAAAGTAGAGGGAAATACTTTTGCCCTTCATACTAAAAATGGGATTGTATTTTCAGCCAATGGAAAGCTGACGGATAAGCTTTCCGGATCCACATTGCCAAAACTTTCGGAACAAGAGGCCCGGGATTTTGCTATAAGATCTGTTAACTCGGAGCTTTTCGCCTGGGAAAGTGCAGAGTGGGAAGAAAGTTTACGAATAGAGGAAGGAAGTGAAGCAAGCTATTTCCCTCAAGGGGAACTTTTGATCTTAAAAGATAAGGTTTCGGATACTTACAAACTTGCCTGGAAATTTGAACTGGTTTCGCTTTTGCCATTTGAAGAATGGAGAGTATTAATTGATGGTAAAACAGGAGATCTGTTAGTGAAAATATCCGATACGTTTAATTGTCATCCCTATCAAGGCTCAGCAAACACCTTGTACTATGGCCTTCAGTCTTTGCAGATGAAGGATAGATTCTTTGCCCCTGGTTTTCATCTGGAAGACTGCGAACGGAAAATTGAAACGCGGGTATTTGAAAAAAATATAGGACTTCGGCCAGTAAGTAATCTTGAACCGAAAGCCTGGTCGAATATTTCCAAAGTCTGGAACCACTACGGTAATTGGGGAAATAATGACCGCATCGAGACTTCTACTCAATGGATCGCCCAGGAAACCTGGGACTACCTCGATCAAACATTTAACTGGCAGGGTTTAGATGGCAATGGAAGAAGAATCAGGATTTTGACTCAGCTGACTCATAGTGGAGTTCCAGCTCCTGTGAATGCGTTTCATAAAAGGAAAGAGCTGATACTTATAGGAGCCCTGAGTGATGGGAATGGAGGACATAAACCCATGACAAGCTTTCATCACCTTTCCCATGAGATATTTCATGGAGTAGTCATTAATACTGCGGATCTGGAGTCCAAAGGAGAGGCCGGATCAATACATGAAGCTTATTGTGACATTTTTAGCGCAATGGTCGATCGAAAACTGAGGGGTCAGTTCAACTGGGCTTTGTGCTCAGATGTAGCAAATAGAGCCCGGTTTATCAGGAATCTGGAAGATCCAAACGCCTCGGAGAATCCTGCCATGATAGGAGATGATTTTTATGTTCCTCAAAATTGTATTGGCTTTGATCGGTCTAATGATAACTGTTGGATTCATGTAAATAGTACCATTATAGGGCGGGCATTCAATCTGTTAGCTGGGAGTAATCGTCCTAATCAAAATGGAGTAAATGTGCAAGGCATTGGAGCTGAAAAAGCTATGAATATAGCCTTTAGGGCTTTGAGGGATGGATATCTAGCATCCGATGCAAATTTTTTTGATGCCAGATCGGCCTGGAGCTCAGTTGCCCGAATGATATATGGCCCATGTTCAACGGAAGAATATGCGGTGAAAATGGCTTTTGCAGCTGTGGGAATAGGAACAAAAAACAATCTCTGTGTAGAGATATCGGGATCAAGTGTTTTGTTAGACTGCAATGCATCCGCTCAGTTAGGCAGCTTCTATGCAAATGCACCTTCAGGTGCATCTGTGCAATGGTTACTTCCTTCGTCTTGGAGATATAGAATCACTGGGAGTAGGGGAGAGGGCTTGTCTTTACTCTCTGTTCCAAGAGGTATTCGTTCCGGGAATATTGGGGTAAGGATAAACTATCAGGGGAAGATGGCTACGGACTACTTCCCTTTTAGCCTAAGACCCTGTTTGCAGCAGCAGAGGAATGGAAGTCCCTATATTATGGCATTGTATCCCAATCCGGCCCAGAATTTTTCGGTGCTAAGGCTTGGCGATGAATTGATGGGAGGAGAATATTCGATATTTAATTTAGCCGGGCAAAAACTGATAATTAAGGATAATATCAGTCAGATAGAAAAACTTAATCTTTCTGAGCTGGAGCCTGGGATTTATCTCCTTAAACTTCGTAAAGGCCAGCTATCCTATACTCAAAAACTCCAAATCATGCGATAA
- a CDS encoding HAMP domain-containing sensor histidine kinase, with protein MKIVTHLCLLLLVWLLVQACKQKSEEEIITLLEKDCACEQIHFQEEILGKLIELNEQALKRTISPEDGLRCSEKLIAHIQKHKLDLDWEFQAQKLKSESGKNSRSKEGLEAFKNAAMRMEEIAQDMKEPSLLATAYSRLHVFYAMTTGDGEVNKEEVSYLYKARLASRESGDSLAILTNLQHAQTMAMKLMDQERLLELSKETLDFSNPSQKEHQKFRVFAHKHIGYHYYAIEDNFDLAEKHLRKGYELAKVHLAPIHVRILARDLIALYASYHMPEKMEPFRKYIPSPDRLPFTDAYIAYGKEDYQRAADLVYPLINTEGAMGNKGLILKFHAAEMLRLAFKAKGDYPKALKYAELKNTLQDSLSQISLRSKTEVLLFEEHMKAQKESLLQKDESIKRLVGGLCIIGIQLLILFILFTRLRKHKKTLEAQNSLIEKQNKELISANRNLDSFARVASHDLRSPLRNIHFYSEVLERELPQNNKKAEEYFEVIRSSSKEMDRLLDDILSYSRAAEEIQVFQKVDPEEIIARVGENLESEIRARKAVIEVADLPQIQAHEGRVYQVFQNLISNSLKYQSRERPPRIEITSKENTDYWIIELSDNGKGIPENRISEVFKEYKRIDIDPDIPGSGLGLSIVKRHMEAHSGRIEIESAENRGTSFQLFFPKTQN; from the coding sequence ATGAAAATAGTTACTCATCTCTGCCTCCTACTTCTGGTATGGCTCTTAGTTCAGGCTTGCAAGCAAAAATCAGAGGAAGAAATCATTACCCTCCTGGAAAAAGATTGTGCGTGTGAGCAAATTCATTTTCAGGAAGAAATTTTGGGGAAACTCATTGAGCTCAATGAACAAGCACTTAAAAGGACTATTAGTCCCGAAGATGGCCTTAGGTGCTCCGAAAAACTTATTGCTCACATTCAAAAACACAAACTCGATCTCGATTGGGAGTTTCAAGCGCAGAAGCTAAAATCGGAAAGCGGAAAAAATTCGAGATCCAAAGAAGGCCTCGAAGCTTTCAAAAATGCTGCCATGAGGATGGAAGAGATAGCGCAGGATATGAAAGAACCTAGCTTACTCGCTACTGCTTACAGTCGATTACATGTTTTCTATGCGATGACAACAGGGGATGGGGAAGTAAACAAAGAAGAGGTAAGCTATCTCTATAAAGCCAGACTGGCTTCCAGAGAAAGTGGGGATTCGCTGGCTATCCTGACCAACCTTCAGCATGCCCAGACCATGGCCATGAAACTGATGGATCAGGAACGACTCCTTGAACTTTCAAAAGAGACACTTGATTTTTCAAATCCCAGTCAAAAGGAACATCAGAAATTTCGGGTTTTTGCTCATAAGCATATAGGGTATCATTATTATGCCATAGAGGACAATTTTGATTTGGCCGAAAAGCACCTGCGCAAAGGATATGAACTTGCCAAGGTTCATTTGGCCCCTATTCATGTAAGAATACTTGCAAGAGACCTTATTGCTCTTTATGCAAGCTATCATATGCCGGAGAAAATGGAGCCCTTCAGGAAATATATTCCAAGTCCGGATAGACTTCCTTTTACGGATGCCTATATAGCTTATGGGAAGGAGGATTATCAGAGAGCTGCTGATCTGGTTTATCCTTTGATCAATACAGAAGGAGCTATGGGGAATAAGGGACTTATCCTAAAATTTCATGCTGCAGAAATGCTCAGGCTTGCGTTTAAGGCAAAGGGAGATTATCCAAAGGCATTGAAGTATGCAGAGCTGAAAAACACTTTGCAGGATTCTTTATCTCAAATCAGCCTAAGAAGTAAAACTGAAGTTCTGCTGTTCGAAGAACACATGAAGGCGCAAAAGGAGAGCTTGCTGCAGAAGGATGAAAGTATCAAGAGACTCGTCGGAGGTTTATGCATTATTGGAATTCAGCTGCTCATACTCTTTATATTATTTACACGGCTTAGGAAACATAAGAAGACCCTGGAAGCACAAAATAGCCTAATCGAAAAGCAAAATAAGGAGCTGATCTCTGCCAATAGGAACCTTGATAGTTTTGCCCGGGTGGCTTCCCATGATCTTCGCTCTCCCCTTAGAAATATTCATTTCTACAGCGAAGTTCTGGAAAGAGAATTGCCTCAGAATAATAAAAAGGCAGAGGAATATTTTGAGGTCATTCGGTCCTCTTCCAAAGAGATGGACCGGCTACTGGATGACATCCTGAGCTATTCCCGAGCAGCTGAAGAGATTCAGGTATTTCAAAAAGTGGATCCTGAAGAAATAATAGCTAGAGTAGGGGAGAACTTGGAATCCGAAATACGAGCAAGGAAAGCTGTAATTGAGGTAGCAGATCTTCCCCAGATACAGGCACATGAGGGCCGGGTGTACCAGGTATTCCAAAACCTTATTAGTAATAGCCTGAAATATCAATCCAGGGAAAGGCCTCCGCGCATTGAAATCACATCCAAAGAAAATACCGATTACTGGATCATTGAATTAAGCGATAACGGAAAGGGAATCCCTGAAAACAGAATTTCTGAAGTTTTCAAAGAATACAAACGAATTGACATCGATCCGGATATTCCGGGATCTGGTTTAGGTCTTTCTATAGTGAAAAGGCATATGGAAGCACATAGTGGAAGGATCGAGATTGAATCAGCGGAAAACAGGGGTACAAGTTTCCAACTATTTTTTCCGAAAACACAAAATTAA
- a CDS encoding response regulator codes for MNILLVEDEKRQYDTFEMVLKELNSKHPLKVHWAQKDEEVLKIAHEKRFDLVFMDIGLRDSQMDGIALTKHLKKELRKDWPIVIFSISRNEEDKEAAMSAGADQYLAKPYGYMEMMISLGDLISKAQRGELA; via the coding sequence ATGAATATACTACTGGTAGAAGATGAAAAAAGGCAGTACGATACCTTTGAGATGGTACTAAAAGAGTTGAACTCCAAGCATCCCTTGAAAGTCCACTGGGCCCAAAAAGATGAAGAGGTATTAAAGATTGCTCATGAAAAGCGCTTTGACCTGGTCTTTATGGATATAGGGCTAAGAGATTCTCAGATGGATGGGATTGCTCTGACCAAGCATTTGAAAAAGGAACTAAGGAAAGATTGGCCGATTGTGATTTTTTCAATTTCGAGAAATGAGGAGGATAAAGAGGCCGCAATGTCTGCTGGAGCAGATCAATATTTGGCTAAGCCTTATGGATATATGGAGATGATGATAAGTTTGGGCGATTTGATTAGCAAAGCCCAAAGAGGCGAACTGGCCTGA
- a CDS encoding site-specific integrase: protein MKQVPGSRWTPQEKCWHFPHHKKAYEAFRLVFKEVEIEEKESLDFGLKNGKKLDERGQNLLSEKQEVLLNTVEKQLILRRYSRSTIKTYKSFFIQFLLFIKTDNPEELEKTDIMEFLLNGVNKKNWSDSSQNQAVNAIKFYYEKILGQERSLYELRPRRGTKLPGIFSEQEIVKIFSVVENIKHKSILMIIYSAGLRIGECVKLRKEDINFERKSVFVVAGKGKKDRYSVLSNKVIELLQKYLELYQPDYWLFEGQEGGQYSTRSIQKIFRRAVKQAKVNPYSTVHTLRHSFATHLLERGTDLRYIQMLLGHNSPETTEIYTHITQKAGYHEFIEVKRR from the coding sequence ATGAAGCAAGTTCCAGGAAGCAGATGGACTCCTCAAGAAAAATGCTGGCATTTCCCACACCATAAAAAGGCATATGAAGCTTTTCGTTTGGTGTTTAAAGAAGTTGAAATAGAGGAGAAAGAATCGCTAGATTTTGGATTAAAAAATGGAAAAAAACTTGATGAGAGAGGGCAAAATCTTCTTAGTGAAAAACAGGAGGTTCTACTCAATACTGTTGAAAAGCAATTGATCTTGAGAAGGTATAGCAGAAGTACAATAAAGACCTATAAAAGTTTCTTTATCCAATTCTTACTTTTCATCAAAACCGATAATCCTGAAGAGCTAGAGAAAACAGATATCATGGAGTTTTTACTTAATGGGGTGAATAAGAAGAACTGGTCTGATTCCTCCCAGAACCAGGCAGTCAATGCGATTAAGTTTTACTACGAAAAAATTTTGGGGCAGGAGAGGAGCTTATATGAACTTAGACCTCGAAGAGGAACTAAACTACCGGGTATATTTAGTGAACAGGAAATTGTCAAGATATTTTCAGTGGTTGAAAATATAAAGCACAAAAGTATACTCATGATCATTTATAGTGCGGGTCTTAGAATAGGGGAGTGTGTGAAGCTTCGAAAAGAGGATATCAACTTTGAGCGAAAGTCCGTATTTGTGGTCGCTGGAAAGGGAAAGAAAGACCGATACTCAGTATTGTCGAATAAGGTAATTGAACTTTTGCAGAAATATCTGGAGTTGTATCAGCCCGACTATTGGTTGTTTGAAGGGCAGGAAGGAGGGCAATATAGTACTCGTTCTATCCAGAAAATTTTTCGAAGAGCCGTTAAACAAGCCAAAGTAAATCCTTATTCTACGGTTCATACTTTGAGACACTCATTTGCCACCCATCTATTAGAAAGAGGAACAGACCTAAGGTATATCCAGATGCTCCTGGGACATAATAGTCCTGAGACTACCGAAATCTATACCCACATTACACAAAAGGCAGGGTATCACGAATTTATCGAAGTAAAAAGGCGCTAA
- a CDS encoding tyrosine-type recombinase/integrase: MADTGIRTIEVYRANWEDIGTSNGLPTLDVQRKGSEVKEDFVHITASTFRLLMDYKTEREPLFGPEPLFTSVSPRTKGDRLTTRSISWIVKELKSRCMALGQVIDPNGQKTAHSLRHFFGTEQMTHTGRLEEVADDIGHHSTENTKRYSRKAREESRAKRAVDFFEGRILRIL; the protein is encoded by the coding sequence ATGGCAGATACCGGAATTAGGACCATAGAAGTCTACCGCGCGAACTGGGAGGATATTGGCACCAGCAACGGCCTTCCCACCCTGGATGTTCAGCGCAAAGGCTCAGAGGTGAAAGAGGATTTCGTTCATATCACAGCCAGCACCTTTCGTTTGCTTATGGACTATAAAACTGAGCGTGAACCGCTCTTTGGGCCCGAGCCACTCTTTACCTCCGTTTCGCCCCGCACTAAAGGAGATAGACTTACCACCCGTTCTATTAGCTGGATTGTCAAGGAGCTTAAAAGTAGGTGTATGGCTTTGGGCCAGGTCATTGATCCCAATGGCCAAAAGACTGCCCACAGCCTTCGCCACTTTTTTGGAACCGAGCAAATGACCCATACCGGAAGACTTGAAGAGGTTGCAGATGATATAGGCCATCATAGCACCGAGAATACGAAGCGCTATTCGCGCAAAGCGCGGGAGGAGAGCCGCGCGAAAAGGGCGGTGGACTTTTTTGAGGGGAGGATTTTGAGAATTCTGTAA
- a CDS encoding methyltransferase domain-containing protein yields MDKQERATKYYNKFSRVYDIFSPKAYYHKARNYAVKELGLQPGQTVLNVPCGTGQNFEYFQEYLQDTGLILGVDISPGMLEKAETKVQHNDWKNIQLINQDVRKVDQKWLEELSKNELPVTIDAIICDLGLSGFPDWQQVIDKFLSLLRPGGKIVIMDWYMEKRTLRGAFVEWIGKGEVTRPIWQYLEPRVKDFSLDHSFNRAGVFVASGTKS; encoded by the coding sequence ATGGACAAGCAAGAAAGAGCCACTAAATACTATAACAAATTTTCCAGGGTATATGATATTTTTTCACCCAAGGCGTACTATCACAAAGCCCGTAATTATGCAGTCAAAGAACTGGGATTACAACCAGGGCAAACTGTCCTGAATGTACCCTGTGGGACAGGGCAAAATTTTGAATATTTCCAGGAATATCTTCAGGATACAGGGCTGATCCTGGGGGTTGATATTTCACCGGGAATGCTTGAAAAGGCAGAAACTAAGGTTCAACATAATGATTGGAAAAATATTCAATTAATAAATCAGGATGTCAGAAAAGTCGATCAAAAATGGCTGGAGGAACTTTCAAAAAACGAACTCCCTGTTACCATAGATGCAATTATTTGCGATCTAGGCTTATCTGGCTTTCCTGACTGGCAGCAGGTTATTGACAAGTTTCTTTCTTTGTTAAGACCTGGAGGCAAGATCGTTATTATGGACTGGTACATGGAAAAGCGAACACTTAGAGGAGCGTTTGTCGAGTGGATTGGGAAAGGAGAAGTTACTCGGCCCATTTGGCAGTATTTAGAACCAAGAGTTAAAGATTTTTCATTGGATCATAGCTTTAATCGAGCTGGGGTCTTTGTGGCTTCTGGTACAAAATCATAA